AGATAGTATAGTATAGAAGCACATCCCATTTTTGAGTGGGATGTGCTTTTTTTGAATCAAGGTTTTTGTATAGAAAATCCACTCTATCTCAATCTTGATTTACTTCATACTCCGATAATGCAACAGCAATCCTATCTTCAATATCTCTAAGGTTACCGCCAACAAAGTTATTTAATAGGATGGAAAACACAAGGTCCTTACCATCTTTCGTCGTCACATATCCTGAAAGTGCGGTAACCCCTGTGATGGTTCCGGTCTTGGCTTTTACGTTCCCTTCAGCAAGGGTTCCTTTCATGCGGTTTCTCAGGGTTCCTCCCTCGAGTCTGTTACTGGCACCTGCAATGGGTAGGGAGTTTAAATAGACAGGAAACCAGTCTTCCTGTTGAACAGTATATAGTAACTTCGACAACTCATTTGCCGGGACGTTCGTTACGTGTGATATACCGGAACCATCCCGGAGGCGCATGGTATCTGTGTTCAATCCTTGGGTTGAAAGGTAATCTTCAATGACCTCCAATCCTCTATCCCAACTGCCATCGTTATGAACTGCCCGTCCCATTTCTTTCACTAACGTTTCAGCGATGGTATTGTTACTTAGCTTCATGAAAGGAATCATTAATTCGGAAAGAGGCATGGACTCCTTGGTGTACAGGACTTCAGCTTCTGCCGGGGCTTTTCCGGTATCCCCCTGTTGCTGTTTGACTTGGATTCCTGCTTGTACAAGGGATTTCTTAAATAGATCCAACGCATACCCTGTCGGCTCCCAAAGGGTCACCCAAGAGCGGGCGGTGGAACTGCCTACCGGAATAGTGCCTTCTACAATAATATTGTTGGACCCGTGTTCCCTTGTGACGCTGATCGACCGTGTACCGCTCTCCACGGTCTTCGTTTTGTTAATGATGGTCGGATAGCTTGTATCAGGGGAAAGTGTGATATCTGCTTGCTGTCCGACTTGTGTAGGAGACGTTTCAACAATGACCGTACCAGCATCGTAATCAGTATTTGGTGAAGCGGTAAGAGCTGAGATCTGGGCACCATAATAATAAGATTCATCATTCCAAATCATATCTTCAGAAAGTCTGACCGAATTATACCAAGTGTCATCCGCCATGATATTCCCTTGAATCGATTGAATATGTTTCGACTTCAGGAAGGCAGCCATCTTGTCAAAATCTTCTTTCAGGAGTGTCGGATCACCTTTTCCTTTTAGGTATAGGTTTCCTTTCAAGACCTTTCCGACAATCTCTCCATCTGTCAGGATTTCTGTCTGGAATCTGAAATCCGGCCCAAGTGTGTGAAGCGCAGCGGCTGCAGTAAGAAGCTTCATATTAGAGGCTGTTTTTAACCGGATATCACCCAAGCGGTCAAGAACGATCTCACCACTTTCTGCATCACGCACACTGACAGAACCAATCGCCCCATCTAATCGTTCATCTGCCAGTATGTCATGAATTTTCTGATCCAAATCTGCATAGTCATTCGATGCGTTTGCTGTTGAAGGATTCTCTGTGGAGTGTAAGGGGCTTAAGATAAGTGTGAAAAGAAATAGAATGGCCAGCATGCGGTTCCTGGTGGATTTTAAGTGCTTCATGAATATCCCTCCTAATTGGCTTACGTCCTTATATTAAATGAAAATTTAGAAAATTATTATAATATTTCAGTTTTTATACAAAAAATGAATATATTGTCATAATATATAAGCTGAGAAGCAGGATGCATATGTATCCTTTTACCTTGTTTCAACTCGTAGTGTGTATAATCCCCGTCTCTGTTGTTTAAAAATATAATATTCTGACAATAATGGTACCAAAAGCAATCCGGGAGGGGATCCCATGATCCAGGTGAAGGTATTCGATTATGAGCATGAAAAAGATTTAGAGAAAGATATGAACCATTTTCTCAGCAAGATGGATGATAAAAAGATCGTGGATATTAAATATCATGTGGCTGCGATGTCGGAGGAAGTGGAGGACCAGATCTATTGCTTCTCTGCCATGGTCGTGTATAGAAAATAAAAAGGTTGATCGCTCAGGGGATGAGGATCAACCTTTCTTTCTGACCATTAAACCTTTGCTGCATTCAACCCGGCAAGCCGGCCGGTCACTAAGGCAGAGGTGATATTGTAACCGCCTGTGTATCCGTGGATATCAAGCACTTCCCCGCAGAAGAAGAGACCCTCCATCTTTTTCGAAGCCATCGTTTTCGGTTCGATTTCTTTGATGGACACCCCGCCTCCCGTTACAAAGGCTTTATCAATGGACAGTGTGCCGTTCACATTGAAGGTGAACTGCTTTAAGAGCTTGGCAAAATGACGGATTTTTTCTGAGGAGATGTGATCTCCTTTTTCATCATGATCGATTTCTGCGCGATCCAGTAAAAATAGAAGGTATCGCTCAGGAACCAGGCCTTTAAAGATATTTTTCGCCGCTTTCTTTCCATCTTCCTTCACTTGTTTATTCAGGGATTGGAATAGCTGCTCTTCATTTTGATCGGGCATGGAATCGATCTGCATGGCCACGTGTGTCAGGTTCCATTTCTTCATTGCCTTTACGACGTATTGGCTGCAGCGGAGAACAGCCGGGCCGGAAATGCCGAGGTGAGTGAAGATCATGTCCATCTTATGGGTGACGATCTTTTTCCCTTTCGGATTCAGCACGCTTAAATCGACGCTTCGCAAAGAAAGGCCCTGAAGCTCTTTCTTTTTCACAAATGGCTCGTCCGATGTAAGGGGAACCTCTGTCGGAAACAGATCCGTGATCGTATGACCGGCTTTGGTCGCCCATGGGTACCCGTCACCTGTCGATCCGGTGTGAGGGACGGACTTTCCTCCGACCGCAATCACGACAGCATTGGCAGCAATCGTTTCCCCGTCTTTCAAGAGGATGCCCGCCGTTTTGCCATTTTCGTACAGAACCTCTTCGACACTGGTGCTTGTCCGGGTGTCGACCTTCAATTCCTTCATGCGTCCGAGTAAAGCTTCCACGACATCCATGGCCCTGTTCGACACAGGGAACATCCGTCCGTGATCTTCTTCTTTCAACTGAATTCCCAGGTTTTCAAAGAAGGAAATGATATCTTCATTATTAAACTCTGAAAATGCGCTGTATAGAAAACGCCCGTTTCCGGGGATATGTTTGATGATTTCCTCTACAGGAAGACGGTTGGTCACATTGCAGCGGCCGCCACCTGATATCGCAAGCTTTCTTCCAAGCTTTGTCCCTTTATCTACAAGGAGGACTTTCGCGCCGTTTTCCCCGGCTGCGATACTGGCCATCAATCCCGATGGTCCTCCGCCTATGATGATGACATCGTATGTTTTTACCATTTTTTCCACCAACTTTTAATATTCGCTTCTAGAAAAGAAGTTTCACCTTATTTTAAAGGGGATGGGTTTTAAATACAACATTCGAAAAAAATTGTCATTCGATTCGTACAGTAGTAAACTACTGATAGTGTGTAAATTTCGAGTTGGATTTTATTTTGTTTGTGTAACGGGCAACAAGATATATAGAGAGGGATACTATGTCATCTAAATTAATAAGAGGAACGTTTATCTTAACGTTAGGGACCTTTATTTCGAAGTTTTTGGGTCTTTTTTATGTTATACCGTTTGATGATTTGTTAAAAGGTCATGAAGAAGGGGCATCCCTTTATCAATATGGATATGTACCTTATACGATCTTTCTGACAGTAGCGACTGCAGGAGTGCCACTGGCCGTTTCAAAATTTGTTTCAAAATATAATGCCATCGGAGAATATGCCGTAGGGCGGAAATTATTTAAATCCGGGCTCTTGCTCATGACGCTGACTGGTGTCGTATCATTCCTCATTATGTATGCATTCGCACCGATCTTTGCAGAAATGACGATCAAAAGCGATGAGCAGGTCATTTCCGTTGCCCAGGTGACCACCGTCATCCGGGCCGTGAGCTTTGCCCTGATCATCATTCCGTTCATGAGTTTGATCCGGGGATTCTTCCAGGGTCATCAATCCATGGGGCCGACAGCGGTTTCCCAGGTGATTGAACAGATCGTCCGGATCGTCTTCCTCCTTGGCGGGATTTATGTTGTATTGAACATTCTGGATGGGACCGTGACAACGGCCATTTCCGTTGCGACATTCGCAGCTTTCGTAGGGGGACTTGCAAGTCTCGGAGCATTGATCTGGTATTGGTTCAAGCGAAAACCTCATTTGGATGAACTCCTTGAAGAGGACCGGGGGAACGAAGAGATTTCGTTAAAAGCGATGTACAAAGAAATCATTGCTTATTCGATTCCCTTCATTTTTGTGGGACTCGCCAATCCATTGTTTCAACTGGTGGATCAGATCACGTTCAACACTGCCATGGCAGATATCGGGAACGCGAAAGTCTCGGACCATGCTTTTGCCGTATTGAACTTCTATACGCACAAACTCGTCATCATTCCGGTGTCACTGGCGACAGCTTTTTCCATGACGCTGATTCCGTTGATCACTACGTCTTATACGAGCGGTGACCGGAAGACGATGCGCAGGAACATTGATCAGACCTTTCAGATTCTGTTGTTTCTGACCGTGCCGGCAGCACTCGGACTGGCCCTTTTGGCTGAACCGATGTATACGTTGTTCTACCACAGTGACGCTCTCGGGACGTCGATTTTACGATCATATGCACCTGTAGCGATCCTGTTTGCATTATTTGCGGTGACAGCAGCGATCCTTCAAGGGATTGATGAGCAAAAGTTCACGATTTTCAGCCTGCTTGTAGGACTGCTTCTGAAGCTGGTCCTGAACATCCCGCTCATTCGCCTGTTTGAAACACAGGGGGCCGTGCTTGCGACAACGATCGGATATGCAGTGGCAATCCTGATCAATCTCTATGTGATCAAAAAGTACGCTCGATATCAATTCAGGTTGATTTTGAGAAGGACCATGTTCATCGGCGCTTTGAATGCCGTTATGGCAGGGGTCGTATTGGTACTGTATGCTGTCCTGGTTAAATTCCTTAGTCCGGAGACAGGATTTCAATCCATCATCCTTGTAGCCATCTGCGGCGGAGTGGGAGCACTCGTATACTTCTACCTGAGCTTAAGAAGCAAACTCGCAGACAAATTGTTCGGTGACAAGATTTCGAAAATCCGCAGTAAGCTGCGTATCGGGTAAAAGAAAAAGGGATGATGCGTGGTCATCCCTTTTTTATTTTGAGTAAAGCTGCTTACCTTCAGCAGCCTCTGTGAAGAATAATAGAAGGAAGGGCGCATGCCCGTTGAAGTACGACCTTAAAAGGAATAATGAATGGAGTGTGATTGACTTGAGAATAGATAAAATGCTTGCGAATATGGGCTACGGCAGCCGGAAGGAAGTAAAGAAATTATTGAAGGATGGCGGCCTGCAGGTGAATGGGGAAGTCATCAAGGATGGAAAGGTCCATATTGATACAGAAAAGGATACCGTCATGCTGTACGGTGAACAGGTCGAATATAAGGAATACATCTACCTGCTGATGAATAAGCCGCCGGGAGTCATTTCCGCCACTGAAGACGGACAGGATGAAACAGTGATTGATTTACTTCAGCTGGAAGATCAAATCTTCAATCCGTTTCCAGTGGGAAGACTGGATAAGGATACGGAAGGCTTCCTTCTGATCACGAACGACGGTCAATTATCCCACCAGCTTCTTTCGCCAAAGCGCCATGTGCCGAAGACGTATTTTGCCGTGATCGACGGAGAAGTGACCGAAGCCGATGTGGAAGCGTTCAAAAATGGTGTCACGTTGGACGATGGATATGAAACGAAGCCGGGGGATTTAACGATCTTAAAATCGGGTCTGACTTCGGATATCGAATTGACGATTACGGAAGGGAAATTCCATCAGGTGAAAAGGATGTTTGAAAGTGTCGGGAAGCGCGTAGTTTATCTGAAGCGTTTGACCATGGGACCCCTTGAGCTTGA
The DNA window shown above is from Rossellomorea vietnamensis and carries:
- the dacB gene encoding D-alanyl-D-alanine carboxypeptidase/D-alanyl-D-alanine-endopeptidase, producing the protein MKHLKSTRNRMLAILFLFTLILSPLHSTENPSTANASNDYADLDQKIHDILADERLDGAIGSVSVRDAESGEIVLDRLGDIRLKTASNMKLLTAAAALHTLGPDFRFQTEILTDGEIVGKVLKGNLYLKGKGDPTLLKEDFDKMAAFLKSKHIQSIQGNIMADDTWYNSVRLSEDMIWNDESYYYGAQISALTASPNTDYDAGTVIVETSPTQVGQQADITLSPDTSYPTIINKTKTVESGTRSISVTREHGSNNIIVEGTIPVGSSTARSWVTLWEPTGYALDLFKKSLVQAGIQVKQQQGDTGKAPAEAEVLYTKESMPLSELMIPFMKLSNNTIAETLVKEMGRAVHNDGSWDRGLEVIEDYLSTQGLNTDTMRLRDGSGISHVTNVPANELSKLLYTVQQEDWFPVYLNSLPIAGASNRLEGGTLRNRMKGTLAEGNVKAKTGTITGVTALSGYVTTKDGKDLVFSILLNNFVGGNLRDIEDRIAVALSEYEVNQD
- a CDS encoding sporulation protein Cse60 — translated: MIQVKVFDYEHEKDLEKDMNHFLSKMDDKKIVDIKYHVAAMSEEVEDQIYCFSAMVVYRK
- a CDS encoding NAD(P)/FAD-dependent oxidoreductase, with protein sequence MVKTYDVIIIGGGPSGLMASIAAGENGAKVLLVDKGTKLGRKLAISGGGRCNVTNRLPVEEIIKHIPGNGRFLYSAFSEFNNEDIISFFENLGIQLKEEDHGRMFPVSNRAMDVVEALLGRMKELKVDTRTSTSVEEVLYENGKTAGILLKDGETIAANAVVIAVGGKSVPHTGSTGDGYPWATKAGHTITDLFPTEVPLTSDEPFVKKKELQGLSLRSVDLSVLNPKGKKIVTHKMDMIFTHLGISGPAVLRCSQYVVKAMKKWNLTHVAMQIDSMPDQNEEQLFQSLNKQVKEDGKKAAKNIFKGLVPERYLLFLLDRAEIDHDEKGDHISSEKIRHFAKLLKQFTFNVNGTLSIDKAFVTGGGVSIKEIEPKTMASKKMEGLFFCGEVLDIHGYTGGYNITSALVTGRLAGLNAAKV
- a CDS encoding putative polysaccharide biosynthesis protein, with product MSSKLIRGTFILTLGTFISKFLGLFYVIPFDDLLKGHEEGASLYQYGYVPYTIFLTVATAGVPLAVSKFVSKYNAIGEYAVGRKLFKSGLLLMTLTGVVSFLIMYAFAPIFAEMTIKSDEQVISVAQVTTVIRAVSFALIIIPFMSLIRGFFQGHQSMGPTAVSQVIEQIVRIVFLLGGIYVVLNILDGTVTTAISVATFAAFVGGLASLGALIWYWFKRKPHLDELLEEDRGNEEISLKAMYKEIIAYSIPFIFVGLANPLFQLVDQITFNTAMADIGNAKVSDHAFAVLNFYTHKLVIIPVSLATAFSMTLIPLITTSYTSGDRKTMRRNIDQTFQILLFLTVPAALGLALLAEPMYTLFYHSDALGTSILRSYAPVAILFALFAVTAAILQGIDEQKFTIFSLLVGLLLKLVLNIPLIRLFETQGAVLATTIGYAVAILINLYVIKKYARYQFRLILRRTMFIGALNAVMAGVVLVLYAVLVKFLSPETGFQSIILVAICGGVGALVYFYLSLRSKLADKLFGDKISKIRSKLRIG
- a CDS encoding pseudouridine synthase, producing the protein MDLRIDKMLANMGYGSRKEVKKLLKDGGLQVNGEVIKDGKVHIDTEKDTVMLYGEQVEYKEYIYLLMNKPPGVISATEDGQDETVIDLLQLEDQIFNPFPVGRLDKDTEGFLLITNDGQLSHQLLSPKRHVPKTYFAVIDGEVTEADVEAFKNGVTLDDGYETKPGDLTILKSGLTSDIELTITEGKFHQVKRMFESVGKRVVYLKRLTMGPLELDEDLELGEYRELTEEEVTLLKEYKPQ